The stretch of DNA GGGGTCTGCCTGACACAGGGCTTCTTTTAACTGATCACATCCGAGGCATGCGAGGCTTCCGAGTCATCCAAGAAATGCGGTTTCTTGGATGACTTGAACGTCATGGATGTCTTGGATGTGATCAGTTCACCCACCCCTCACAACACAAAACGCGCGACGGCGCGGTCGATGAGCGCGAAGTAGTAGCCGTCGTCGTCTTCGTGGGTGCGGCCGAGGAGGGGTTCGCGCCATTCGGTGGGGATCCAACTGGTGCCATGCGCCGCACCCATGGCGGCGCCGACGAGCGCGGCGATGGTGTCGTTGTCGCGCGTGTCGTTCACGGCGGCGAGCATCGCGTCGCGTGGGGAATCGCCGAGCTGCGCGATGATGTGCAGCACCGTCGGCGCCGTCTCCAGGAGAAAGGCGCCGGACTGCCAGCGCTGCGCGGCGTCGCGAATGGGCGTGGCGCGTTGCACGGCGGGGCGCACCTCGGCGTCGAGCAGCTGCGAGAGACTCCCACGCCAGTGCTGCAGCGGGCCGCTGGTCACGCGACTCTCATACGTCTGTCCGTGATCGAGGACGCGCAGCACTTCGGTGTACGTCTCGAGCCACTCGGCGGGGCTTTCGGGGAGATCGGCGTTGAGCAGCCGCCAGAGGAACGCGACCCACGCGACGTTGGCGGCGATGGCCATGGGGTCGTTGTGCGTGACCGCCGTGGCGAGGGCGACTTCGCTCCAGAGCCCGACGCCGCCGTTCACGGCATGCGGCAGGATGAGCGGCGCGATGCGCACCATGGCGCCGTTACCGGCGCTGTGCTGCGTGCACTCCCACCACGGCGCACCGGTGCGGAGCGCTTTGCAGAAATCGAGCGTGGCGCGATCCACGCCGAACAACCGGTCGTTGGCGATGCGGAACGCGAGTTCGTCGGCGATGAGCGCGCCGTCGTCCACGAGTTGTTCGAGGGTGCGCGCGGTGAGCTGCGTGTCATCGCTGGGCGTGCCGGCGATCGCGCCGTTTGCGTAGCGGCTGGGCGCGTAGCCGG from Gemmatimonadaceae bacterium encodes:
- a CDS encoding ADP-ribosylglycohydrolase family protein, with the protein product MNSPRWIPALEQTRLAILPPAPPLDSPDLPDRVRGLLLGIAIGDALGNRTEGLDPAEREAQHGRITGYAPSRYANGAIAGTPSDDTQLTARTLEQLVDDGALIADELAFRIANDRLFGVDRATLDFCKALRTGAPWWECTQHSAGNGAMVRIAPLILPHAVNGGVGLWSEVALATAVTHNDPMAIAANVAWVAFLWRLLNADLPESPAEWLETYTEVLRVLDHGQTYESRVTSGPLQHWRGSLSQLLDAEVRPAVQRATPIRDAAQRWQSGAFLLETAPTVLHIIAQLGDSPRDAMLAAVNDTRDNDTIAALVGAAMGAAHGTSWIPTEWREPLLGRTHEDDDGYYFALIDRAVARFVL